The Pyrenophora tritici-repentis strain M4 chromosome 2, whole genome shotgun sequence genome window below encodes:
- a CDS encoding DUF3328 domain containing protein: MERPPAYQPVCRDEEEHVLAGSEDKEGVSWNSNSTEIIPTNTRSFVAYLSLLLLSLSANILLVMDNAKLRISHIPTKSNFSGLAFDTDVPYHAMTEYWHPNATESDMEAAWDAIDTNAMAVALDDRFAARAGLPPSTRFPWDTERSVYYVKGIHDVHCLKLIRKAIASKHNGSDQSFDLLHIYHCLDGLRQDIMCTADDTPMPAPLAHQAGEGQVRQCRDWDKLIAWATRPDQHACYEFDDYRDATNTLENFAFCPPESPYRDFQQAYFDYHGHKDAYEENGVENEFVEF, encoded by the exons ATGGAAAGACCCCCAGCCTACCAGCCAGTGTGTCGTGACGAGGAAGAGCACGTTTTGGCCGGATCAGAGGACAAAGAGGGCGTCTCCTGGAACTCCAACAGTACTGAAATCATACCGACCAACACACGCAGCTTCGTCGCATATCTGTCGCTTTTGCTGCTCTCTCTCTCAGCCAACATTCTGCTGGTGATGGATAATGCAAAACTTCGCATTTCACATATACCCACAAAGAGTAACTTCA GTGGACTGGCTTTCGACACCGATGTGCCATATCACGCTATGACAGAGTACTGGCACCCCAACGCCACCGAAAGCGACATGGAGGCAGCATGGGATGCTATTGACACTAACGCAATGGCGGTTGCGCTAGATGATAGATTCGCAGCGCGTGCCGGTTTACCACCTTCAACTCGATTTCCGTGGGACACCGAGCGCAGTGTTTATTATGTAAAGGGTATCCATGATGTACATTGTCTG AAACTCATCCGCAAGGCTATTGCCTCAAAGCACAATGGCAGTGACCAGTCTTTCGATCTTCTGCACATTTACCATTGCCTAGATGGGCTTCGACAAGACATAATGTGTACTGCAGACGATACGCCCATGCCAGCTCCACTCGCTCACCAAGCTGGCGAAGGCCAAGTCCGACAATGTCGTGACTGGGATAAGCTGATCGCATGGGCTACGCGTCCTGACCAGCATGCCTGCTATGAGTTTGACGATTATCGCGATGCCACAAACACCCTGGAGAATTTTGCCTTTTGTCCTCCAGAGTCCCCTTACCGTGATTTTCAGCAGGCTTACTTCGATTATCATGGACACAAGGATGCATACGAGGAGAATGGCGTTGAGAACGAATTTGTAGAGTTCTAA
- a CDS encoding PotE, Amino acid transporter: MEKRINLQTFDDDSLRVRGKNSVSDSKGQGFDRDRYELARVGKEQVLKRRFGLVSMTGLSCGLMCTWETLLVIFSIGFTNGGPAGLIYGFILIWLGNFSVFVCIGELASAVPTAGGQYHWVSLLAPRSNKKFFSYLTGWLTVIGWIAALTSVCYFVSDLILQLVSLNSGSYHREGWHGTLLLWAILLLCVCINVFISGALPTIEVVVLIVHILGFFGILVPLVYLSPTHNSAKEIFLTFHNEGAWSTQTLAFFVGLQGNALAFVGTDSVVHMSEEVKNASTDVPRSMLLSLVINGTLALGMLLAVLFSAHDIPQLLSDVDAPTAPFLRIFSHAVGSELGATIMVSIIVLLEFCSAMGCLAAASRMTWSFARDRGLPFSRALSIIDKRSTIPVIAILVVTVFAALLALINIGNSAAFNGTISLVLEGFYLSYLLAIGLLLWRRLRGDLDNPDSSLTIFNGADVDEAYDRSLTWGPWRLKGALGVANNVVAICYLMLIIFFSFWPSQVSPDLVHMNWAGVVTGSVALFSVVYYLIFAKKSYAGPIVEVDPHVL; this comes from the exons ATGGAAAAACGAATCAACCTACAGACTTTCGACGATGATAGCCTCCGGGTCAGGGGCAAGAACTCCGTATCCGACTCAAAAGGCCAGGGGTTTGATCGCGACAGGTATGAGCTTGCGAGAGTGGGAAAGGAGCAGGTCCTGAAG CGCCGCTTTGGACTGGTATCCATGACTGGTCTTTCCTGTGGGTTAATGTGCACTTGGGAAACTCTGCTTGT CATTTTCTCCATAGGCTTCACCAA CGGCGGACCTGCTGGCTTGATTTACGGCTTCATACTCATATGGCTCGGAAACTTTTCTGTCTTTGTTTGCATTGGAGAGCTTGCAAGTGCCGTTCCAACAGCCGGAGGCCAATACCATTGGGTTTCTCTGCTTGCGCCGCGATCGAACAAGAAGTTCTTCAGCTACCTAACTG GCTGGCTTACCGTGATTGGCTGGATTGCCGCACTCACTTCCGTATGCTACTTCGTCTCCGACCTGATCCTGCAGCTTGTCAGTCTGAACTCAGGTAGCTATCATAGAGAAGGGTGGCATGGCACACTTCTCTTATGGGCAATATTGCTCCTGTGTGTCTGCATCAACGTTTTCATTAGCGGAGCACTACCTACCATCGAAGTCGTCGTCTTGATCGTGCATATTCTTGGCTTCTTCGGTATTCTTGTTCCTCTGGTTTACCTGTCGCCCACGCACAATTCGGCCAAGGAGATCTTCCTGACCTTTCACAATGAAGGAGCGTGGAGCACTCAGACACTTGCCTTCTTCGTAGGTCTACAAGGCAACGCGCTGGCATTTGTTGGGACGGATTCGGTTGTACAC ATGTCGGAAGAAGTCAAGAACGCAAGCACAGACGTCCCACGATCAATGCTACTCAGTCTCGTCATCAACGGCACTCTGGCACTAGGCATGCTTCTCGCGGTTCTCTTCAGCGCGCACGACATCCCACAACTGCTCAGCGATGTCGATGCACCAACTGCCCCTTTCCTCCGCATCTTCAGCCACGCCGTTGGATCCGAATTGGGCGCCACCATCATGGTATCAATCATTGTCCTCCTAGAATTCTGCAGTGCAATGGGCTGTTTGGCCGCCGCGTCTCGCATGACATGGTCTTTTGCCCGCGACCGCGGCCTCCCTTTCTCCCGGGCCCTCAGCATC ATCGACAAACGAAGCACCATCCCCGTCATTGCTATCCTCGTCGTAACCGTATTCGCCGCCCTTCTCGCCCTCATCAACATCGGCAACAGCGCCGCTTTCAACGGCACAATCTCCCTCGTCCTTGAAGGCTTCTACCTATCCTACCTGCTTGCTATTGGCCTGCTCCTCTGGCGCCGTCTCCGCGGCGACCTCGATAACCCCGACTCTTCCCTCACCATTTTCAACGGCGCAGACGTCGACGAGGCTTACGACCGCAGCTTGACGTGGGGGCCCTGGCGCCTTAAGGGCGCGCTGGGTGTAGCGAATAATGTTGTTGCCATTTGCTATCTCATGCttatcatcttcttcagcTTTTGGCCCAGCCAGGTCAGCCCCGATTTGGTACATATGAACTGGGCGGGGGTTGTGACAGGGAGTGTGGCGTTGTTTAGTGTCGTTTACTATCTGATTTTTGCGAAGAAGTCGTATGCAGGACCTATCGTCGAGGTGGATCCGCATGTTCTGTGA